The Deltaproteobacteria bacterium genome includes a region encoding these proteins:
- a CDS encoding SPFH/Band 7/PHB domain protein produces the protein MDQETMTTIGSLLFVFFMLGIRIIRPTRRGLVERLGKYKKFAQPGFHWIIPIVDKIYRVNVTEQMVGAQPQEIITNDNLNAIVDAQIYFKIKNDEGSVKNSQYNVNNVDSQIVNLARTTLRNIIGTLTLKSANSERGRINEELLKVLVKETSNWGIDIVRAELKEIDPPKDVQETMNKIVKAENEKIAAIDFATAAETTADGEKRAAIKKAEGVRQAKILQAGGEAEAIKLVNDAADKYFIGNAQLLKKLETVENSLRANAKVVIPGNTELVNVIGELAGVVPLKREKQ, from the coding sequence ATGGATCAAGAAACCATGACAACTATAGGAAGTTTGCTCTTTGTTTTTTTTATGTTGGGCATTCGCATTATCAGACCAACCCGCAGAGGTTTGGTTGAGCGGTTGGGCAAGTACAAAAAATTTGCACAACCGGGGTTTCATTGGATCATTCCAATTGTTGATAAAATATACCGCGTTAATGTGACAGAACAAATGGTAGGGGCTCAACCGCAAGAAATTATCACCAACGACAATTTAAATGCGATAGTGGATGCTCAAATATATTTTAAGATTAAAAATGATGAGGGAAGTGTCAAAAATTCACAATATAACGTCAATAATGTTGATTCGCAGATTGTCAATCTTGCCAGAACAACTTTAAGAAATATTATTGGTACACTGACTTTGAAGTCGGCCAATAGTGAAAGAGGCCGTATTAATGAAGAACTATTGAAAGTTCTTGTAAAGGAAACTTCTAACTGGGGAATTGATATTGTGCGCGCTGAATTGAAGGAGATTGACCCGCCAAAAGATGTGCAGGAAACAATGAACAAAATTGTGAAGGCTGAGAATGAAAAAATTGCCGCCATTGATTTTGCCACAGCGGCGGAGACCACGGCTGATGGAGAAAAAAGGGCCGCCATCAAAAAAGCCGAAGGTGTGCGTCAGGCAAAAATTTTACAAGCCGGGGGCGAGGCGGAGGCCATTAAATTGGTTAACGATGCGGCAGACAAATATTTCATCGGCAATGCCCAATTATTAAAAAAATTGGAGACCGTGGAAAATTCACTCAGGGCAAATGCAAAAGTGGTGATCCCGGGAAACACGGAATTGGTAAACGTTATTGGTGAGCTTGCCGGTGTTGTGCCTCTTAAAAGAGAAAAACAATAA
- a CDS encoding ferritin, with protein sequence MLKKTMQEALNAHIQEEFYSSYLYLSMSAYCHSINLKGFAHWMQVQSGEENKHAMKMFDFLIQREGKVALKEIQKPPHDFKSILDVMQKALEHEKKITALINKLYELSLKEKDYPTQTMLQWFITEQVEEEAQVSEILQKVELVHEKGSAILYLDKEMKKREAK encoded by the coding sequence ATGTTAAAGAAAACCATGCAAGAAGCACTCAACGCACATATTCAAGAGGAATTTTATTCATCCTATCTTTACCTTTCCATGTCCGCCTATTGCCACAGCATCAACCTCAAGGGATTTGCCCATTGGATGCAGGTTCAGTCGGGCGAAGAAAACAAACATGCGATGAAAATGTTTGATTTTCTCATTCAGAGAGAAGGAAAAGTCGCTCTGAAAGAGATTCAAAAACCTCCGCATGATTTCAAATCCATTTTGGATGTCATGCAAAAAGCATTGGAACATGAAAAAAAGATCACGGCTCTCATCAACAAATTATATGAGCTGTCTCTTAAAGAAAAAGATTATCCCACACAGACAATGCTACAGTGGTTTATTACAGAACAGGTTGAAGAAGAGGCGCAGGTCAGTGAGATTCTTCAAAAGGTCGAACTGGTTCACGAAAAAGGAAGCGCCATTCTTTACCTCGACAAAGAGATGAAAAAGAGAGAGGCAAAATAA